A genomic segment from Alteribacillus bidgolensis encodes:
- the trpS gene encoding tryptophan--tRNA ligase: MKRVFSGIQPSGTLTLGNYLGALKHFVGMQEDHECFFCIVDQHAITVPQDKIKLRQNIRSLAALYLATGIDPKKSTLFIQSEVPAHSQLAWMMQCVSYIGELERMTQFKDKSEGKEAVSSALLTYPPLMAADILLYNTDIVPVGEDQKQHLELTRNLAERFNHKYNDIFTVPEVQIPKVGARIMSLQNPVKKMSKSDENQKGFISMLDDEKTIIKKIKSAVTDSENEIRFDRENKPGVSNLMSILSLSTGKTLEEIEKDYNGKGYGDFKQEVAEAAAELLRPIRERHEELIHSDELDDILDEGAERANRAAFKTLKKAERAMGLGRKRK, encoded by the coding sequence ATGAAGAGAGTTTTTTCAGGCATTCAACCTAGCGGAACTTTAACGCTTGGAAATTACTTAGGAGCGCTTAAACATTTTGTAGGCATGCAGGAGGACCATGAATGCTTTTTTTGCATTGTAGACCAGCATGCGATTACGGTCCCACAGGATAAAATAAAATTGCGGCAGAATATTCGAAGCCTTGCTGCTCTTTATTTAGCGACCGGCATTGACCCTAAGAAATCTACTTTGTTCATTCAATCAGAAGTCCCGGCTCATTCTCAGCTTGCCTGGATGATGCAGTGTGTTTCTTATATTGGTGAGCTCGAACGCATGACCCAGTTTAAAGATAAGTCTGAAGGAAAAGAAGCCGTGTCTTCTGCTTTACTTACCTATCCTCCTTTAATGGCAGCGGACATTTTATTGTATAACACAGATATCGTTCCCGTCGGTGAAGATCAAAAGCAGCACTTGGAACTAACGAGAAATCTTGCGGAAAGGTTTAACCACAAATATAACGATATTTTCACTGTTCCAGAAGTGCAGATACCGAAAGTCGGAGCACGGATTATGTCTCTTCAGAATCCGGTGAAAAAAATGAGCAAATCAGATGAAAACCAAAAAGGGTTTATTTCTATGCTCGATGATGAAAAAACTATTATCAAAAAGATTAAAAGTGCTGTTACAGACTCTGAAAATGAGATTCGCTTTGACCGGGAAAATAAACCGGGCGTTTCGAATTTAATGTCGATCTTGTCGCTTTCTACCGGTAAAACATTGGAAGAGATTGAAAAGGATTATAACGGCAAAGGATATGGGGACTTTAAGCAGGAAGTCGCTGAAGCTGCGGCTGAACTGCTCCGTCCTATTCGCGAACGTCATGAAGAATTGATTCACTCCGATGAATTAGATGATATTTTAGATGAAGGAGCAGAACGTGCTAATCGCGCGGCCTTTAAAACGTTGAAAAAAGCAGAACGAGCAATGGGACTTGGCCGAAAAAGAAAATAA
- a CDS encoding DUF3603 family protein, protein MARIRDVWINWFEGEENGYNVCPFHEWHSEDRIEVLDQGEIVKVTERLFDYIENRMEDVPDELLNEVFQKSTLRKNMTRITLDYCFIMYDGSRVLAVDTLGYKTPIRKSRLTPKHERMTKEIMDETKAECFDLTEPPPPKEYHILSPHPKYMAGLTRKERQLKQLLFMALDQLYTSGESAEIRYWYTEWNPARYEEIQHIDKETAWQTLYQEVKDDWSDAHYELCQKMIKGQPFFEKIWNLHHEEEVK, encoded by the coding sequence ATGGCCCGGATCCGTGATGTCTGGATTAATTGGTTTGAAGGTGAAGAAAACGGGTACAATGTTTGTCCTTTCCATGAATGGCACTCTGAAGATAGAATAGAAGTGCTTGATCAAGGGGAAATCGTAAAAGTAACAGAAAGATTATTTGACTACATTGAAAATCGCATGGAAGATGTACCAGATGAGCTGTTGAATGAAGTATTTCAAAAAAGCACGCTCCGAAAAAACATGACAAGAATCACGCTCGACTATTGTTTCATTATGTATGATGGCAGTCGTGTCTTAGCTGTCGATACGCTTGGGTACAAAACACCAATCAGAAAAAGTCGTCTTACGCCAAAGCATGAAAGAATGACCAAAGAGATAATGGATGAAACAAAGGCAGAGTGCTTTGATTTAACAGAGCCGCCTCCGCCAAAAGAATATCACATTTTATCTCCGCACCCCAAATATATGGCTGGATTGACAAGAAAAGAACGGCAGCTTAAACAATTATTATTTATGGCACTTGATCAGCTCTACACATCAGGAGAATCTGCAGAAATTCGTTATTGGTACACAGAATGGAATCCTGCCAGGTATGAAGAAATACAGCACATCGATAAAGAAACAGCATGGCAGACATTGTATCAGGAAGTGAAAGACGATTGGTCCGATGCGCATTATGAACTTTGCCAAAAAATGATAAAAGGACAGCCGTTTTTTGAAAAAATTTGGAACTTGCATCATGAGGAAGAAGTAAAATAA
- the fabF gene encoding beta-ketoacyl-ACP synthase II produces the protein MSKKNRVVITGMGSVNPVGLDVNNSWKNIKAGVSGVGELTRVNKEDFPMKVSAEIKDFDASSFVDKKDARKMDRFTQFAVASSLMALEDAQYTITDDNAHRIGVWIGSGIGGMETYEQQFNKFQEKGYKRVSPFFVPMMIPDMASGQVSIVTGAKGFNSCTVTACASGANSIGDAFKVIQRGDADAMITGGAEAPITNMAVAGFCSAKAITTTEDPEKASRPFDKNRSGFVMGEGAGILVIESLESAQNRGANIYAEIVGYGATGDAYHLTAPAPEGEGAVRAMNQAIEDSGLQPEDFQYVNAHGTSTPYNDKFETMAVKKVFGDHANELMMSSTKSMTGHLLGAAGAVEAIFTIKAMQEGTVPPTINYEEADPDCDLDYVPNEHRKAPVTGALSNSLGFGGHNATLAFKTFEE, from the coding sequence ATGAGTAAAAAAAACCGAGTGGTTATTACTGGAATGGGATCTGTAAATCCAGTCGGACTGGATGTAAACAATTCATGGAAAAATATAAAAGCAGGGGTTTCGGGTGTCGGAGAATTGACACGTGTGAATAAAGAAGATTTTCCGATGAAAGTGTCAGCTGAAATAAAAGATTTTGATGCTTCATCCTTTGTAGATAAAAAAGATGCTAGAAAAATGGACCGGTTTACTCAATTTGCAGTAGCTTCATCGCTCATGGCTTTAGAGGACGCACAATATACCATTACAGATGATAATGCCCATCGTATCGGAGTTTGGATTGGTTCTGGGATAGGCGGCATGGAAACATATGAGCAGCAATTTAATAAATTCCAAGAAAAAGGCTACAAAAGAGTAAGCCCGTTCTTCGTGCCAATGATGATTCCAGATATGGCTTCTGGTCAGGTTTCCATTGTGACAGGAGCAAAAGGGTTTAACTCTTGTACCGTGACGGCATGTGCTTCGGGTGCGAATTCTATCGGTGATGCTTTTAAAGTTATCCAGCGCGGAGATGCCGATGCGATGATCACAGGAGGAGCAGAGGCGCCTATTACAAATATGGCTGTAGCTGGTTTTTGTTCTGCAAAAGCAATCACAACTACCGAAGATCCAGAAAAAGCTTCTCGTCCATTCGATAAAAATCGCAGCGGTTTCGTTATGGGAGAAGGGGCAGGTATCCTGGTGATTGAATCATTGGAATCTGCACAAAATCGAGGGGCAAACATTTACGCCGAAATAGTAGGCTATGGTGCAACTGGGGATGCTTATCATCTAACTGCTCCTGCTCCTGAAGGAGAAGGCGCGGTGCGTGCGATGAATCAAGCTATTGAAGACTCTGGTTTACAGCCTGAAGATTTTCAATATGTAAATGCTCATGGGACAAGTACTCCTTACAATGATAAGTTCGAAACCATGGCAGTTAAAAAAGTGTTTGGTGATCATGCGAATGAATTGATGATGAGCTCCACTAAATCAATGACAGGTCATCTTCTAGGAGCAGCTGGTGCAGTAGAAGCGATATTTACGATTAAAGCAATGCAAGAAGGCACTGTTCCGCCAACTATCAATTACGAAGAAGCCGATCCTGATTGCGATTTGGATTATGTACCTAACGAGCATCGCAAAGCTCCTGTTACCGGTGCATTAAGCAACTCCTTAGGATTTGGCGGTCACAACGCAACCTTAGCCTTCAAAACATTCGAAGAGTAA
- a CDS encoding glycosyltransferase: MDTGWPRCFSSRYPVEIEEKHITKKECCPKKPLLLVCGGGDGIFPYRKVGEELKKLKIPSTVVMLSGTSRRKFNTTSRQHDMHVLPFTDYFKQYLHAADHLISKAGGMAMEEAVLCEVSIVLYSPFPGIEEYKA, translated from the coding sequence ATGGACACAGGATGGCCAAGATGTTTTTCCAGCAGGTATCCAGTCGAAATAGAGGAGAAGCATATAACGAAGAAAGAATGCTGCCCTAAAAAACCTTTGTTATTAGTGTGCGGCGGAGGAGATGGTATCTTTCCGTACCGAAAAGTTGGAGAAGAGCTAAAGAAGTTAAAAATTCCTTCTACTGTTGTAATGCTAAGCGGTACAAGCCGCAGGAAATTTAACACGACTTCTCGTCAGCATGATATGCACGTTCTGCCGTTTACCGACTATTTTAAACAATATTTACATGCTGCAGATCATTTAATTAGTAAGGCAGGCGGAATGGCTATGGAAGAAGCAGTATTATGTGAAGTCTCGATAGTGTTATATTCTCCGTTCCCAGGGATTGAAGAATACAAGGCATGA
- a CDS encoding sodium:calcium antiporter, with amino-acid sequence MVLLFLYFFLAAAITVAAAVKLSTYADVISMKSKWGGMMVGTILLAGATSLPEVTTSLTAVALNNPDIAVGNVLGSNMFNLLIIATFDMCYRKEKLFSRTAMSHTYTASLGIFLSLMVLAALFIRTDLSIFGIGLDALLILAAYVLGMYVINRYSEVDIPEEEKDEELSPSYALSLRHAKIGFFIAAVVILMAGSLLTITGDQIAAVTGLGSSFVGSFLIAASTSLPEAIAVLIALQLQNHNLALGSILGSNLFNMILLAVSDIAYFSGPIIAASSTSHQITASAVTILAAIVLFSILRGRKRFFRLYTWPSALLIVIYFISSYLIFVY; translated from the coding sequence ATGGTTTTGCTATTTTTATATTTTTTTCTTGCAGCGGCAATAACGGTTGCTGCTGCGGTCAAGTTGTCTACTTATGCTGATGTTATTAGCATGAAATCAAAATGGGGCGGGATGATGGTCGGAACGATTCTGCTTGCAGGTGCAACTTCATTACCAGAAGTGACGACCAGTTTAACGGCCGTTGCTTTGAACAATCCCGACATTGCTGTAGGTAATGTCCTTGGCAGTAATATGTTTAATTTGCTCATCATTGCTACATTTGACATGTGTTACCGAAAAGAAAAACTATTTTCTAGAACTGCTATGTCACATACTTACACAGCATCTCTAGGAATCTTTCTTTCTCTGATGGTTTTGGCTGCATTATTTATCCGAACGGATCTTTCGATTTTTGGAATCGGTTTGGATGCTTTATTGATTTTGGCCGCTTATGTGCTAGGTATGTATGTTATCAATCGTTATAGTGAAGTAGATATCCCTGAAGAAGAAAAAGATGAAGAACTAAGCCCGTCCTATGCTCTATCCCTTCGCCATGCAAAAATAGGTTTTTTCATAGCTGCTGTTGTTATTTTAATGGCAGGGTCCTTGCTCACCATAACAGGGGACCAAATTGCAGCGGTCACTGGTCTTGGTTCCAGCTTTGTCGGCAGTTTTCTTATTGCTGCGTCTACATCGCTTCCTGAAGCGATTGCTGTATTGATTGCCCTGCAGCTGCAAAATCACAATCTGGCGCTTGGTTCTATCCTTGGGAGCAACCTTTTCAACATGATTTTACTTGCCGTAAGTGATATTGCTTATTTTTCAGGGCCGATTATTGCTGCATCCAGCACATCTCATCAAATTACAGCTTCAGCCGTTACAATTTTAGCTGCAATCGTGTTATTCTCTATCCTTCGCGGCCGAAAACGTTTTTTCCGTCTATACACATGGCCTTCTGCTTTACTAATCGTTATTTATTTTATTTCTAGTTATTTGATTTTTGTTTACTGA
- a CDS encoding LCP family protein, which produces MKKKKKLQSSSIKKKIFVLTLLIIIAGAAAVSTFSKGGQPFADENEKNEFNNDISSEDSASESGTFASENDSQDVEQEATSESLNFLLVGVDNEESGSARTDTIMLANVNPKEGDVKLASIMRDSYVEIPGHQNNKINASFAYGGVDLLRETIEENFDITIDYHATVNFDGFVDVVDTVAPEGLEVDIEKRMYYQDNSGEVSIDFQPGTQFLDGDKTLEYVRYRGDGDNDFGRVARQQEILGVLKDELLSFASVTKVPQIIGAIRPNLETDVSTSKMLSLGKDVLLNPVEDINTLRIPVEDTYTDQRYSHAGSVLELDMEENSQQLHNFFDGKTSENIQTASGESEKEDDEEEY; this is translated from the coding sequence GTGAAAAAGAAAAAGAAATTACAATCATCGTCTATAAAGAAAAAAATATTCGTATTAACGCTGTTAATTATTATAGCAGGTGCAGCGGCGGTATCAACATTTTCAAAAGGCGGACAGCCTTTTGCTGATGAAAACGAAAAAAATGAGTTTAACAATGATATTTCTTCAGAAGATTCTGCCTCCGAATCTGGCACTTTTGCTTCAGAGAACGATAGTCAGGATGTGGAGCAGGAAGCTACTTCAGAAAGTCTTAATTTTCTCTTAGTAGGTGTAGACAATGAAGAATCTGGCTCGGCTCGGACCGATACCATTATGTTAGCCAATGTAAATCCAAAAGAAGGGGATGTCAAACTGGCATCTATCATGAGAGATTCTTATGTGGAAATACCTGGGCACCAAAATAATAAAATTAATGCATCTTTTGCTTATGGCGGAGTTGATTTACTAAGAGAAACGATAGAAGAAAATTTCGACATTACTATTGATTATCATGCAACAGTAAATTTTGATGGTTTCGTGGATGTTGTAGATACTGTTGCTCCTGAAGGGTTAGAAGTTGATATTGAAAAACGTATGTATTATCAAGATAACTCTGGGGAGGTAAGCATTGACTTTCAACCAGGCACCCAATTCTTAGATGGGGACAAAACCTTAGAATATGTGCGTTACCGAGGTGATGGTGATAATGATTTCGGGCGCGTAGCACGCCAGCAGGAGATCCTTGGTGTATTAAAAGATGAGTTACTATCTTTTGCCAGTGTAACAAAAGTCCCACAAATCATCGGAGCAATTCGTCCAAACCTTGAGACTGACGTATCTACCAGCAAAATGCTTTCACTCGGAAAAGATGTGCTTTTAAATCCAGTTGAGGATATTAATACTCTTCGTATTCCAGTAGAAGATACATACACTGATCAAAGGTACAGCCATGCCGGCTCTGTACTGGAGCTAGATATGGAAGAAAACAGCCAGCAGCTGCACAACTTTTTTGATGGAAAGACATCAGAAAATATACAGACAGCATCAGGAGAAAGTGAAAAAGAAGACGATGAGGAAGAATACTAA
- a CDS encoding NAD(P)-dependent oxidoreductase — translation MKKLGFIGLGNMGMPMAHNLIKAGYEVNGFNRSKGKEKTFEEFGGKAGLEMTELVESVDVVMTCLPMPDDVERIILGENGVLEHADEGTLIIDFSTVSPSLHTRIEQAAEKNGVRYLDAPISGGTTGAEAGTLAIMVGGKNSAFEEAKEYFDVVGANVTHCGPIGQGTKVKLLNQYMVGLHTAAVGETLYLAEKSGLDHDLVYNVLSNGFGQSKIFDRHYSQFISQNKDEPGFALQLLLKDLGLAKEMAGESNVSLTAGPNVLQMFEQANEKGLGEKDMSALYQYVKQQEQ, via the coding sequence ATGAAAAAATTGGGTTTTATTGGGCTTGGCAACATGGGAATGCCGATGGCTCACAACCTTATAAAAGCTGGTTATGAAGTAAACGGATTTAACCGTTCAAAAGGGAAAGAAAAGACGTTCGAAGAATTTGGCGGCAAGGCAGGATTAGAAATGACCGAGCTAGTCGAATCAGTAGATGTTGTCATGACGTGTCTGCCAATGCCAGATGATGTAGAACGTATCATTCTTGGCGAAAATGGTGTTCTCGAACACGCTGATGAGGGCACGCTGATTATTGACTTTAGTACCGTTTCTCCATCCCTACATACACGTATTGAACAAGCTGCCGAAAAAAACGGTGTCCGCTATCTTGATGCTCCTATAAGCGGCGGAACAACCGGAGCTGAAGCAGGTACACTGGCGATTATGGTAGGCGGAAAAAATTCCGCTTTTGAAGAAGCGAAAGAATATTTTGATGTGGTAGGCGCTAATGTTACACATTGCGGGCCGATTGGACAGGGAACCAAAGTAAAGCTGCTTAATCAGTACATGGTAGGGTTGCATACAGCTGCAGTTGGCGAAACGTTGTATTTAGCTGAGAAATCCGGCCTTGACCATGATCTTGTGTATAACGTATTAAGCAATGGTTTTGGTCAGAGCAAAATATTTGACCGCCATTACAGCCAGTTCATTTCCCAAAATAAAGATGAACCAGGCTTTGCGCTGCAGCTTCTATTAAAAGATCTTGGACTAGCAAAAGAAATGGCAGGCGAATCCAATGTTTCGCTGACGGCTGGTCCAAATGTACTGCAAATGTTTGAACAGGCAAACGAAAAAGGCCTCGGAGAAAAAGATATGAGTGCTCTTTATCAGTATGTGAAACAACAAGAGCAATAA
- a CDS encoding YciI family protein encodes MKLFAVFLTMKDQELSQTHRPAHLEFLQKQHKEGNVAAYGRLEDGAGGLVIYRTETYKQAEELVKKDPYVVEGARGYDIHEWNMISDNWS; translated from the coding sequence ATGAAACTATTTGCCGTTTTTTTAACGATGAAAGATCAAGAACTTAGCCAAACACATCGTCCAGCTCATCTGGAGTTTTTGCAAAAACAGCATAAAGAAGGAAATGTTGCTGCATACGGCCGGTTGGAAGACGGGGCAGGCGGTCTCGTCATTTACCGTACAGAAACGTATAAACAAGCAGAGGAATTAGTAAAAAAAGATCCATATGTTGTGGAAGGAGCGCGTGGCTACGATATCCATGAATGGAATATGATTTCCGATAATTGGTCGTAA
- a CDS encoding TlpA family protein disulfide reductase, whose protein sequence is MNYVQKRLMFLSLCGLILLTGLFYQASQNPSKEAVQVAAGYPVVQTGHRAPSVDLIGLDGQTYSMETFSGKPVLFTFFSSWCGICQEELPKLSRYYEEKKDTLNIVAINATTQEYNKEDVKQFVQQAKLSIPVLLDEEGEGIEAFSVTGVPVSFLLDENGIVMDTFYGPIDQSKLEEALGM, encoded by the coding sequence ATGAACTATGTTCAAAAAAGACTGATGTTTCTGTCTTTATGTGGTCTTATATTACTTACTGGTTTATTTTATCAAGCTTCTCAAAATCCATCAAAAGAAGCTGTCCAAGTAGCTGCAGGTTATCCTGTTGTTCAAACCGGCCACCGGGCACCATCGGTTGACCTTATTGGGTTAGATGGCCAAACGTACAGTATGGAAACGTTTAGCGGGAAGCCAGTGCTGTTTACTTTTTTTTCAAGCTGGTGCGGCATTTGCCAAGAAGAGCTTCCTAAGTTGTCCCGCTACTATGAGGAAAAAAAAGATACCCTAAACATTGTCGCTATTAACGCCACAACACAGGAATACAATAAAGAAGATGTAAAACAGTTTGTACAGCAAGCAAAGCTTTCTATTCCCGTGTTATTAGATGAGGAAGGGGAAGGGATTGAAGCCTTCAGCGTAACTGGTGTACCCGTTTCTTTTCTTTTGGATGAAAACGGAATTGTCATGGACACGTTTTATGGACCGATCGATCAAAGCAAGCTTGAGGAAGCGTTAGGAATGTAA
- a CDS encoding CBO0543 family protein: MFKTLISTLLDGPVVKTKYIQYPYRYLPRLFDSNIVFLYLLFPMSCVIYNQLTYKMKPLKTIVCVFLFTIPMTLYEHWLEKNTNLVRFGKGWNSFYTFSVLSFTFWIVRIFIGCIRLLDKNRASKIFEPQINKGYC, encoded by the coding sequence TTGTTTAAAACGTTAATTTCTACATTACTTGATGGACCAGTAGTAAAGACTAAATATATACAATATCCATATCGCTATTTGCCTCGTTTATTTGACTCTAATATTGTATTTTTATATTTACTATTTCCTATGTCATGTGTCATTTACAATCAACTTACCTATAAAATGAAACCCTTGAAAACAATAGTGTGTGTTTTTCTTTTCACCATACCTATGACACTTTATGAACATTGGCTTGAAAAGAATACCAACTTAGTAAGATTTGGTAAAGGCTGGAATAGTTTTTATACTTTTTCTGTTCTTTCCTTTACATTTTGGATTGTTCGGATCTTTATTGGATGTATTCGTTTATTAGATAAAAACAGAGCCTCTAAAATTTTTGAACCTCAAATTAATAAGGGGTACTGCTGA
- a CDS encoding CBS domain-containing protein, producing the protein MEIILTHDQVDFDALASMVAASKLYPQAAMVLPKQQSEQVRHYLALYRDNFNFSAENDIDWEKVSHVILTDVAHLSRTEARSTLPSGIPITVYDHHPLLEEDKQEHVTYVVEKTGAAVTILIEEIIKQQMEISSYEATLFALGLYTDTGSFVYPDTTVRDLKAAVFLKEKGMQLDLVQQFSEETLTSIEQETFQAYLSSAENVEAEGLHMVIASLTADRFIGNLNVITSRVLETTGADTVITVTSMKNKIFIIGRSSSDRMNLLPVIKHFHGGGHEKAASASVKERSISSVIKEIKELLSSSISSAVRADFLMSAPVKTVLQNTTINEAKNQMLYYGHNGFPVVDENGKLIGIISRRDVDKANQHNLGHAPVKGYMSTSPVTITKHTSFEQIQQLMIQYNIGRLPVIENEKIIGIVSRTDVIEYMHNRSSKDNQAPANIKEQIETLLPKDAIVLLKKAGSLAETKNMKAYIIGGIVRDLILGSPSEDIDIVIEGDGISFAEAFANDINGTVTPHETFGTATVETENGSKLDFTTSRTEYYEKPAALPTVVRSNIKEDLFRRDFTMNAMAASLEPDSFGELIDYFNGLEDIKKKNLRVLHNLSFVEDPTRILRGIRFEARFSFRMDEETEAFLRHSAASIFALSHTRVITELKHIFQETNPAESLSRLHELGVLNKFLPGSIWSTKTSAVLSLLLKEWEQQETRPSIKEEWFFITACLYTENAETAKLLEAIAATKPQKKTARDFAVLMNDVTDDVFASEGALHEFAFHLDEDALFLVFLALLCSGEQSKARIVHAYRTKRKKLPRWVSGDDLKAAGLTPGPAFKDYLFQLEKAFLNGEITNRKEALAYIKSRM; encoded by the coding sequence ATGGAAATCATTTTAACGCATGACCAAGTGGACTTTGATGCACTTGCTTCCATGGTCGCAGCTTCTAAGCTCTATCCGCAGGCAGCCATGGTTCTGCCTAAGCAGCAATCCGAACAAGTTCGTCACTATTTAGCGTTATATCGGGACAACTTTAATTTTTCAGCTGAAAATGATATCGATTGGGAGAAAGTCAGCCATGTCATCCTAACTGATGTGGCCCACCTTTCCCGTACAGAAGCACGCTCTACATTGCCTTCTGGTATCCCAATAACGGTTTATGATCACCATCCGCTTTTAGAAGAGGATAAACAGGAGCATGTTACATATGTGGTAGAAAAAACAGGAGCAGCTGTTACGATATTAATCGAAGAAATAATCAAACAACAAATGGAAATTAGTTCATATGAAGCCACCCTTTTTGCGCTTGGTCTTTATACGGATACAGGTTCTTTCGTTTATCCAGACACAACCGTACGTGATCTTAAAGCAGCTGTATTTTTAAAGGAAAAAGGGATGCAGCTTGATCTTGTCCAGCAATTTTCAGAAGAAACATTAACCTCTATTGAGCAAGAAACATTTCAAGCGTATTTATCTTCAGCTGAAAACGTGGAGGCAGAAGGGCTCCATATGGTAATTGCAAGCCTTACAGCTGACCGTTTTATCGGAAACTTAAATGTTATTACATCCAGGGTTCTCGAAACAACCGGGGCAGATACAGTGATTACGGTTACTAGCATGAAAAATAAAATCTTTATTATTGGCCGGTCTTCATCAGACCGAATGAATTTACTGCCAGTCATAAAACATTTTCACGGAGGCGGGCACGAAAAAGCTGCTTCAGCGTCTGTTAAGGAACGATCCATTTCTTCGGTTATAAAAGAGATAAAGGAACTGCTGTCTTCATCCATTTCCTCTGCCGTACGTGCGGATTTTCTAATGTCTGCTCCTGTGAAAACCGTATTACAAAATACAACGATAAATGAAGCTAAAAATCAAATGCTTTATTACGGACATAACGGCTTTCCTGTTGTAGATGAAAATGGGAAATTAATTGGAATCATTTCTCGGCGCGATGTGGATAAGGCCAACCAGCATAACCTTGGACATGCTCCGGTCAAAGGATATATGAGTACGAGCCCAGTAACGATCACCAAACATACATCGTTTGAACAAATTCAGCAGCTCATGATTCAATACAACATTGGCCGTCTGCCTGTCATAGAAAATGAAAAAATTATCGGGATCGTCTCTCGCACAGATGTAATTGAATATATGCACAATCGATCTTCAAAAGATAATCAGGCACCTGCAAATATTAAAGAACAAATAGAAACGCTGCTGCCAAAAGACGCCATTGTCTTGCTTAAAAAAGCAGGTTCCCTTGCAGAAACGAAGAATATGAAAGCTTATATTATTGGCGGTATTGTTCGTGATTTAATATTAGGAAGCCCTAGCGAAGATATTGACATCGTCATTGAAGGAGATGGTATTTCTTTTGCAGAAGCGTTTGCCAACGATATAAATGGAACCGTCACGCCTCATGAAACGTTTGGAACAGCAACCGTTGAAACAGAAAATGGCTCCAAACTTGATTTTACTACATCAAGAACCGAGTATTATGAAAAACCAGCAGCTCTTCCAACCGTTGTCCGTTCAAATATCAAAGAGGATTTGTTCCGGCGTGATTTTACGATGAATGCTATGGCAGCTTCCTTAGAGCCAGATTCGTTTGGAGAATTAATTGATTATTTTAATGGATTAGAAGATATAAAAAAGAAAAATCTTCGTGTTCTTCATAACCTCAGCTTTGTTGAAGACCCCACCCGCATTTTGCGAGGTATCCGGTTTGAAGCCCGTTTCTCTTTTCGAATGGATGAAGAAACAGAAGCATTTTTACGCCATTCAGCAGCTTCGATTTTTGCCTTGTCTCATACACGTGTAATCACAGAATTAAAACATATTTTTCAAGAAACCAATCCTGCCGAAAGCTTGTCACGTTTGCATGAACTTGGAGTACTAAACAAATTTCTGCCCGGTTCCATTTGGAGTACAAAAACATCCGCAGTCCTTTCCCTTCTTCTTAAAGAATGGGAACAACAAGAAACAAGACCAAGTATAAAAGAAGAGTGGTTTTTCATTACTGCTTGTTTATATACCGAAAACGCGGAGACAGCAAAACTTCTTGAAGCTATCGCTGCTACGAAACCACAGAAAAAAACAGCACGGGATTTCGCCGTGTTAATGAATGATGTGACAGACGACGTGTTTGCTTCTGAAGGAGCTTTACATGAATTTGCTTTTCATCTAGACGAAGACGCCTTATTTCTTGTATTTCTGGCTTTGCTATGCTCTGGGGAACAAAGTAAAGCACGTATCGTCCACGCCTATCGTACGAAACGAAAAAAGCTGCCGCGCTGGGTAAGCGGGGACGACTTAAAAGCTGCCGGGCTTACACCTGGTCCTGCTTTTAAAGATTATTTGTTTCAATTAGAAAAAGCCTTTTTAAATGGTGAAATTACCAATCGGAAGGAAGCACTAGCCTATATTAAGTCTAGAATGTAA